A single region of the Anomaloglossus baeobatrachus isolate aAnoBae1 chromosome 2, aAnoBae1.hap1, whole genome shotgun sequence genome encodes:
- the AGPAT3 gene encoding 1-acyl-sn-glycerol-3-phosphate acyltransferase gamma has product MGVWGFLKTQFVVHLLIGFVFVVSGLIINFLQLCTLPLWSYNKQLYRRVNCRLSYSLWSQLVMLLEWWSGTQCTLFTDQETVAHFGKEHVIIILNHNFEIDFLCGWTMCERFGVLGSSKVLAKKELLMVPLIGWTWYFLEIVFCKRKWEEDRDTVINGLHSLRDYPEYMWFLLYCEGTRFTETKHKISMEVADKKGLAQLKHHLLPRTKGFTTAVQCLRGTVSAVYDVTLNFRENKNPSLLGILYGKKYEADMCVRRFPLEEIPEDEKEAAVWLHRLYQEKDALQEQYIQEGTFPGPQIVPTRRPWTLLNFLFWATLLLSPLISFAIGIFASGSPLLILAFMGFMWTASFAVRRLIGVTEIERGSSYGNIDVKKAN; this is encoded by the exons ATGGGGGTGTGGGGGTTCCTGAAGACTCAGTTTGTGGTCCACCTGCTGATTGGCTTTGTGTTTGTCGTAAGTGGCCTGATAATCAATTTCCTGCAGCTGTGCACCCTCCCGCTATGGAGCTACAACAAGCAGCTGTACCGCAGGGTGAACTGCCGTCTGTCCTACTCGCTGTGGAGCC AGCTGgtgatgctgctggagtggtggtcGGGCACACAGTGCACCCTTTTCACTGACCAGGAGACGGTGGCACACTTTGGGAAGGAGCATGTCATTATCATCCTCAATCACAACTTTGAAATTGATTTCCTGTGTGGATGGACCATGTGTGAACGTTTTGGAGTCTTAGGG AGCTCAAAAGTTCTTGCAAAGAAAGAGCTGCTGATGGTGCCACTGATCGGCTGGACATGGTACTTTCTGGAAATTGTCTTCTGTAAGCGCAAGTGGGAGGAAGATCGTGACACGGTCATCAATGGTCTGCACAGCTTGCGTGACTACCCAGAGTACATGTGG TTCTTGCTGTATTGTGAAGGGACAAGATTCACAGAGACAAAGCATAAGATCAGCATGGAAGTGGCCGATAAAAAGGGACTGGCTCAGCTCAAACATCATCTCCTCCCCCGAACCAAAGGCTTCACCACTGCGGTGCAGTGCCTCCGTGGGACAG TCTCGGCAGTGTACGATGTTACCCTGAATTTCCGTGAAAACAAGAATCCATCTTTGCTGGGGATTTTGTATGGGAAGAAGTATGAAGCGGACATGTGTGTGAG GCGTTTCCCCCTGGAAGAGATCCCAGAAGACGAGAAGGAGGCGGCAGTATGGCTCCATAGGCTTTATCAGGAGAAG GATGCTCTCCAGGAGCAGTACATCCAGGAGGGCACCTTTCCTGGTCCTCAGATTGTGCCCACTCGTCGACCATGGACCCTGCTGAACTTTCTGTTCTGGGCCACTCTTCTCCTGTCTCCACTCATCTCGTTTGCGATCGGTATCTTTGCCAGCGGTTCTCCCCTGCTCATCCTGGCATTTATGGGCTTCATGTGGACAG CCTCGTTTGCTGTACGGCGTCTGATCGGTGTGACGGAGATTGAGCGAGGGTCCAGTTATGGTAACATTGATGTGAAGAAGGCCAATTAG